A genomic window from Vitis riparia cultivar Riparia Gloire de Montpellier isolate 1030 chromosome 16, EGFV_Vit.rip_1.0, whole genome shotgun sequence includes:
- the LOC117933242 gene encoding uncharacterized protein LOC117933242: MYLAVSEWAISAVLFRCPLPKEQKPIYYISRVLADVETRYSKMELTALALRSAAQKLRPYFQAHPVVVLTDQPLHNILHKPDLTGRMLQWAIELREFGIEFQPRLSIKGQVMADFVLEYSRRPVQHNEPSEKQWWTLRVDGASRSSGSGVGLLLQSPTGEHLEQAIRLGFHASNNEVEYEAILSGLDLTLALSVARLRVYSDSQLVVSHVQNEYEAKDERMTQYLNKVKDTLQQFTEWTIEKIRRTENSRADALAGITASLPTKEAILLPIYVQAKPSITEASTCNAIKANETDDEGWMKDIIEYLRTGTLPEESKQGHKIRVQATRFTLVEGHLYKRSFTGPYLRCLKHSEVLYVLAELHEGVCGNHAGGRSLAHRAHSQGYYWPTMKKDAATYVKKCDKCQRHAPIPHMPSEELKTISGP, translated from the coding sequence atgtaccTGGCTGTCTCAGAGTGGGCAATTAGCGCTGTCTTATTCCGCTGCCCATTGCCTAAGGAACAGAAACCCATCTACTACATCAGCAGAGTGTTGGCAGATGTAGAAACCAGATATTCAAAGATGGAATTAACGGCCTTAGCTCTTCGAAGTGCCGCCCAGAAACTCCGCCCCTATTTCCAAGCACACCCGGTGGTCGTATTAACTGACCAACCCCTTCACAATATCTTACACAAGCCGGACCTAACTGGgagaatgcttcaatgggccatagaattGAGAGAATTTGGAATCGAGTTCCAGCCCAGATTGTCCATAAAAGGCCAAGTAATGGCTGACTTCGTATTGGAATACTCTCGAAGGCCCGTCCAACATAACGAACcaagtgaaaaacaatggtGGACATTGCGGGTTGATGGAGCCTCACGGTCATCCGGCTCCGGAGTAGGGCTCCTGCTGCAATCCCCAACCGGAGAACATCTGGAGCAAGCCATCCGGCTGGGGTTCCACGCCTCTAACAATGAAGTGGAGTATGAGGCCATCCTATCCGGATTGGATCTCACCCTGGCTCTATCCGTCGCCAGGCTTCGAGTCTATAGTGATTCCCAACTCGTGGTAAGTCACGTTCAAAATGAATACGAAGCCAAGGATGAGCGCATGACACAATACTTAAACAAAGTGAAAGATACCTTGCAGCAATTCACCGAATGgacaattgaaaaaatcagGCGGACCGAAAACTCACGTGCCGACGCCCTGGCAGGTATAACTGCTTCCCTTCCCACCAAAGAAGCAATACTATTGCCTATATATGTGCAAGCCAAACCTTCCATCACGGAAGCCTCCACTTGCAATGCCATTAAGGCAAACGAAACGGATGACGAGGGTTGGATGAAAGATATCATTGAATACCTCCGGACAGGCACCTTGCCTGAAGAATCTAAGCAAGGGCACAAGATCCGGGTGCAAGCCACCCGCTTCACCCTGGTTGAAGGGCACCTGTACAAGCGATCCTTTACAGGCCCCTACCTCAGATGTCTGAAACATTCAGAGGTACTGTATGTATTAGCTGAATTGCACGAGGGAGTATGTGGAAATCATGCTGGAGGGCGATCACTGGCACATAGGGCCCATTCGCAAGGTTATTACTGGCCTACGATGAAAAAAGATGCGGCGACATAcgtcaaaaaatgtgacaaatgTCAAAGGCACGCCCCCATTCCACATATGCCATCGGAAGAATTAAAAACAATCTCAGGACCTTGA